In Leptospira langatensis, a genomic segment contains:
- a CDS encoding DUF1858 domain-containing protein, which produces MSEAVKPRFFKEMTVGEAIGLHPEAGLVFSSYHLGGCSHCSINELETIEQVCMGYGVEVDVLLESLNNLLEDGE; this is translated from the coding sequence ATGTCGGAAGCGGTCAAGCCAAGATTTTTTAAGGAAATGACGGTCGGAGAAGCGATCGGACTCCATCCAGAAGCAGGCCTAGTTTTCTCTAGCTATCATTTAGGTGGATGCTCTCATTGCTCCATCAACGAACTCGAGACAATCGAGCAAGTTTGCATGGGTTACGGCGTCGAAGTAGACGTCCTTCTCGAAAGCTTAAATAACCTCTTAGAAGACGGAGAGTAA
- a CDS encoding RNA polymerase sigma factor — protein sequence MTEAELAFAIESSKQTVLRSIQRHIASDMVSLVEDLAQDTYLRYYLTFKNRPLLEIGELNRWLYVAARNECRRAIRKWIREGKAYSRLKAEIIVSGRKDDWELPSENLDEDKRKWLELHINLLPSPYKETMTLRLTGEKLESIAQKLEISEGTVKSRISRAKEWLSRFTNSSRKDQGGKI from the coding sequence ATGACGGAAGCCGAATTAGCCTTCGCAATCGAATCCAGTAAGCAAACAGTCCTGAGATCCATTCAAAGGCATATTGCTTCGGATATGGTGTCCTTGGTCGAAGATCTGGCCCAGGACACCTATCTGCGTTACTACTTGACCTTTAAGAACAGACCTCTCTTAGAGATAGGAGAATTGAATCGATGGCTATACGTTGCTGCAAGGAACGAATGCAGAAGAGCGATCCGAAAATGGATCCGAGAAGGAAAAGCCTACTCTCGTCTAAAAGCGGAGATCATCGTATCCGGCAGAAAGGACGATTGGGAATTGCCATCCGAGAATTTGGATGAGGACAAAAGGAAATGGCTGGAACTCCATATTAATCTCTTGCCTTCGCCATATAAAGAAACTATGACGTTAAGGCTTACCGGAGAGAAATTAGAATCCATAGCCCAAAAGCTGGAGATCTCCGAAGGAACCGTAAAGTCCCGGATCTCGCGAGCTAAAGAATGGTTGTCCCGATTCACAAACTCGAGTCGAAAAGACCAAGGAGGTAAGATATGA
- a CDS encoding matrixin family metalloprotease — MRVSFSLLFIWFMAFTYCSQMETPSGDLTWEEKQILWMMYGKEMKNGLDLTQGAAQKWGMGIDVYPAKVRVDRMRNTIVFTESRKCNVEGVSPKSIVACEIFSSNPFYLAACSISADIHIESSVIFIFTDRVEATAEAMMNEDSATDPKDYIQATLAHEIGHCLGLRHSPDPQDLMFPVLTGKVFQPSQSEMGAAQNLYDSKADDPGLTPKSNLYTRQSDYTYLRQYTVPSFAVFGNINFKS; from the coding sequence ATGAGGGTATCTTTCTCTTTATTGTTTATTTGGTTTATGGCTTTTACTTACTGCTCTCAAATGGAGACTCCGTCCGGAGATCTTACTTGGGAAGAAAAACAGATCCTCTGGATGATGTACGGTAAGGAAATGAAGAACGGTCTGGATCTTACCCAAGGGGCCGCTCAGAAATGGGGAATGGGGATCGATGTGTATCCCGCAAAAGTAAGGGTCGATAGAATGAGAAATACTATCGTCTTTACCGAATCGCGTAAATGCAATGTGGAAGGCGTCTCTCCTAAGAGCATAGTCGCCTGTGAGATCTTCTCTTCGAATCCGTTTTACTTGGCGGCTTGTTCCATCAGCGCAGACATTCATATAGAAAGTAGCGTGATCTTTATCTTTACCGATAGAGTAGAGGCGACTGCGGAAGCGATGATGAACGAGGATAGTGCTACGGATCCTAAGGATTATATCCAAGCTACCTTGGCTCATGAGATTGGACATTGTCTTGGTCTTCGTCACTCTCCGGATCCACAGGATCTAATGTTCCCTGTATTGACCGGCAAGGTCTTTCAACCTAGCCAATCCGAAATGGGAGCGGCACAAAACTTATACGATTCTAAGGCGGACGATCCAGGACTGACCCCTAAATCGAATCTGTATACAAGACAATCCGATTATACTTACTTAAGACAATATACGGTACCTTCTTTCGCCGTATTCGGAAATATAAATTTTAAAAGTTAG
- a CDS encoding acetoacetate--CoA ligase: MNRLLWTPQQESVQNSRMTDFQNFVEKTINQKFKNYSEFHSWSVKDLDRFWGLLWEYAPVIHSQKYEEVLRLGTRFRDSKFFPGAKLNFAENLLRKKDESLALFYRGESGAEVQVTYSELWKRVGALAAYLVSEGVGPGDRVAGLMPNVPDTVLGMLATTSIGAIWTSCSPDFGAKGVLDRFGQIRPKVLLSTDRYEFKGKSLPLSGIVTEIAAQLPELKKILIGEYPSLEAGNVEKRIESFPKNSIALEESYKPFLGKDPDFFQAPFDHPVYIMYSSGTTGLPKCMVQGPGVFLNHWKELALHSDLREGDNIFYYTTCGWMMWNWLVSSLSIGATVHLFDGNPFHPSPEVLFQYASDRKIKIFGVGAKYILTLEKDKYKPVSDLSSLGAVLSTGSPLPGYGFEYVYDSWGKDLRLSSISGGTDLNGCFALGNPNLPVHASELQSLGLGMAVEIFDDSGKPLQGQKGELVCTKPFPSMPLEFWNDPDGKKYEGAYFDTFPNIWRHGDFAEILSNGGMIVYGRSDATLNPGGVRIGTADLYSLLETVSEIGDSVVIGQEWKDDVRVILFLKMSTGAKLTSELEAKIRKDIKEKVSPRHVPAKIVEIADIPYTRNMKKVEIAVKKTVQGEPVTNKDALINPEALEYYKNLPQLSVD; encoded by the coding sequence ATGAATCGACTCCTTTGGACTCCCCAGCAAGAATCCGTACAGAATTCTAGAATGACCGATTTCCAAAACTTTGTGGAAAAAACGATCAATCAGAAATTCAAAAACTACTCAGAGTTTCACTCCTGGTCCGTCAAGGATCTGGATCGTTTTTGGGGACTTCTTTGGGAATATGCTCCCGTCATCCATTCGCAAAAATACGAAGAAGTGCTCCGTCTTGGTACAAGATTTAGAGACTCAAAATTCTTTCCGGGTGCCAAGCTGAACTTTGCGGAAAATCTTTTAAGGAAGAAGGATGAGAGTCTTGCTCTATTTTACAGAGGAGAAAGCGGAGCGGAAGTCCAAGTTACTTATTCGGAATTATGGAAAAGAGTGGGGGCCTTGGCAGCCTATCTGGTCTCGGAAGGTGTGGGTCCGGGAGATCGGGTCGCTGGTCTTATGCCGAATGTGCCTGATACGGTTCTCGGTATGCTTGCTACAACTAGCATAGGGGCCATCTGGACCTCTTGCTCTCCGGATTTCGGTGCCAAAGGCGTTTTGGATCGTTTCGGACAGATCCGTCCCAAGGTCTTACTTAGCACGGATCGATACGAGTTCAAAGGCAAATCACTTCCTTTATCAGGGATCGTTACTGAAATTGCGGCGCAACTTCCCGAGTTAAAAAAGATACTTATCGGTGAATATCCTAGCTTGGAAGCCGGCAATGTGGAAAAGAGAATTGAGTCTTTTCCCAAAAACTCGATTGCATTAGAAGAATCTTATAAACCGTTTTTGGGGAAGGATCCGGACTTCTTTCAGGCTCCCTTCGATCATCCGGTCTATATCATGTATTCTTCGGGAACCACAGGATTGCCAAAATGCATGGTCCAAGGTCCTGGTGTCTTCCTGAATCATTGGAAGGAACTTGCCCTTCATTCCGATCTAAGAGAGGGAGACAATATATTTTATTATACAACTTGCGGTTGGATGATGTGGAACTGGCTCGTAAGTTCTCTTTCTATAGGAGCTACAGTCCATCTATTCGACGGGAATCCATTCCATCCAAGTCCGGAAGTCCTCTTTCAATATGCGTCCGATAGAAAGATCAAGATCTTCGGAGTGGGGGCAAAATACATTCTTACTTTGGAAAAGGATAAGTATAAACCGGTCTCGGACCTGAGTTCGTTAGGAGCGGTTCTTTCCACAGGGTCTCCTTTGCCGGGATACGGATTTGAATATGTATACGATTCTTGGGGGAAGGACCTAAGGCTTTCTTCTATTTCCGGAGGTACAGATCTGAACGGATGCTTTGCATTAGGAAATCCGAATCTTCCTGTGCATGCGTCCGAACTGCAATCTCTAGGACTCGGAATGGCAGTGGAGATCTTCGACGATTCGGGCAAACCGTTGCAAGGGCAAAAGGGAGAGCTGGTCTGCACGAAACCCTTTCCTTCCATGCCGTTGGAATTCTGGAATGATCCTGATGGAAAAAAATACGAAGGCGCTTATTTTGATACCTTTCCGAATATTTGGAGACACGGGGATTTTGCGGAAATTCTTTCCAACGGTGGAATGATCGTGTATGGAAGATCAGATGCGACTTTGAATCCTGGTGGAGTTCGGATCGGAACTGCGGATCTGTATAGTTTGCTCGAGACTGTTTCCGAGATAGGGGATTCCGTAGTGATCGGACAAGAATGGAAAGACGACGTACGAGTGATCTTGTTCTTAAAGATGTCTACGGGAGCAAAGCTTACCTCCGAACTAGAGGCCAAGATCCGCAAGGACATTAAGGAAAAAGTTTCCCCTAGACATGTGCCTGCAAAGATCGTAGAGATCGCGGATATCCCCTATACCCGAAATATGAAAAAGGTGGAGATCGCAGTCAAGAAGACCGTGCAGGGAGAGCCTGTCACGAATAAAGACGCACTTATCAATCCGGAAGCATTAGAATATTATAAAAATCTCCCGCAGCTTTCGGTGGATTGA
- a CDS encoding Spy/CpxP family protein refolding chaperone — protein sequence MKPNTFKKFLLILLISGSSNLLLADPPPPPPPFGPEPFDMFGPGPGGGHGHGHGPRREEAKDFERFAKELGLSQEQLDKAKAAREKRFSASRNMSEKLPKLHEDLKQILESTKVDMNAVRSKLKEIGDLQLELRIMHIQGRLEFESFLNPEQKQKLTQIHKERIQRLKDRRDHFPRPPGPPGDRDCKGI from the coding sequence TTGAAACCGAATACATTCAAAAAATTTCTACTCATACTGCTGATCTCAGGAAGTTCCAATCTGCTTCTTGCGGATCCTCCTCCGCCACCCCCTCCTTTCGGTCCGGAACCTTTCGATATGTTCGGTCCTGGTCCGGGAGGCGGCCATGGACATGGACATGGCCCCAGAAGAGAAGAAGCCAAGGACTTCGAGAGATTCGCAAAAGAGCTCGGACTGAGCCAAGAGCAGCTCGATAAGGCAAAGGCAGCCAGAGAAAAGAGATTTTCCGCCAGTCGAAATATGAGCGAAAAACTCCCTAAATTGCACGAAGATCTCAAACAAATATTAGAATCTACTAAAGTAGACATGAATGCCGTCCGCTCCAAATTGAAGGAGATCGGAGATCTTCAACTAGAATTAAGGATCATGCATATACAAGGAAGACTCGAATTCGAGTCTTTCTTAAATCCGGAACAAAAACAGAAACTGACCCAGATCCATAAGGAAAGGATCCAAAGGCTTAAGGATAGAAGGGACCATTTCCCTCGTCCGCCTGGTCCTCCTGGGGATCGGGATTGTAAAGGAATATGA
- a CDS encoding 6-pyruvoyl trahydropterin synthase family protein translates to MFFKETGKFYIRIEERFESSHYLYKYFPDGSDEPIHGHSFKVEVYLSGKDNIGEDGISFDFLTSKRRLKELVAELDHILINEHSDFKTINPTSENMARWFYHGLKDSVIAANGKVDRIVIHEGPENLAYYEPL, encoded by the coding sequence ATGTTTTTTAAAGAAACAGGCAAATTCTACATTCGGATCGAGGAAAGGTTTGAGTCCTCCCATTATCTCTATAAGTATTTCCCGGATGGTTCCGATGAGCCGATCCATGGCCATTCCTTTAAGGTGGAAGTATACCTTTCCGGAAAGGATAATATAGGAGAGGATGGGATCAGTTTCGACTTCTTAACTTCTAAGCGTCGCTTGAAAGAGCTTGTGGCAGAGTTAGACCATATTCTGATCAACGAACATTCGGACTTTAAGACCATCAATCCTACTTCGGAAAATATGGCGCGTTGGTTTTATCATGGCTTGAAGGATAGTGTGATCGCGGCGAATGGAAAAGTAGATCGGATCGTGATCCACGAAGGTCCCGAGAATCTAGCGTATTACGAACCGCTTTGA
- a CDS encoding substrate-binding periplasmic protein, translating to MVPSYKRTVVGRFAIILLLFGFFSLPAQEGTFSRFDEIKKRGELKVAGNRNYEPFYIADPKDGYPGFDVELGKKYADFLGVKYTFINLPEFEDYAEAMKAGDIDIALAGLSSTLERSKRGKFSSPYLISTPGALVNKNAIPPPPEGNIISTVYFRSLKDLENVSGLSFAVRAFSSSHEYIMKSFPNSRIFTYGSSDAAWDAVKDGKANCFVGDSLYIKGNLLKQPAILSNYRALIEPVQENHVSAFLPKGDIVFGRNFEFFLSEMRRTGELKALEDKYFNRSGWVK from the coding sequence GTGGTTCCTTCTTATAAAAGAACTGTGGTCGGCAGATTCGCAATCATCCTCCTTCTTTTCGGTTTTTTCTCTCTTCCCGCACAGGAGGGAACCTTCTCCCGATTCGACGAGATCAAAAAGAGGGGAGAGCTAAAAGTAGCCGGGAACAGGAACTACGAGCCTTTCTATATCGCGGACCCTAAGGACGGCTATCCTGGTTTCGACGTGGAGTTAGGAAAGAAATACGCCGATTTCTTAGGCGTTAAATACACATTCATCAATCTTCCCGAGTTCGAGGACTACGCGGAGGCGATGAAGGCCGGAGACATAGACATCGCGCTCGCCGGTTTAAGTTCTACATTAGAAAGATCTAAAAGAGGGAAATTCAGTTCTCCCTATCTGATCTCTACTCCCGGAGCGTTGGTTAACAAGAATGCGATCCCTCCTCCTCCGGAAGGAAATATTATCTCAACGGTATATTTCAGAAGTTTGAAAGACTTGGAGAATGTGAGCGGATTGAGTTTTGCGGTCCGTGCCTTTTCCAGCAGCCATGAGTATATTATGAAATCCTTTCCCAATTCCCGTATTTTTACGTACGGATCCTCGGATGCCGCTTGGGATGCTGTGAAGGATGGAAAGGCGAATTGTTTCGTCGGGGATTCACTATATATCAAGGGAAATCTTCTCAAACAACCAGCCATTCTTTCTAACTATAGGGCTTTGATCGAACCGGTCCAAGAGAATCATGTGAGTGCATTCTTGCCGAAGGGAGATATTGTCTTCGGACGCAATTTTGAATTCTTCCTCTCCGAGATGAGAAGAACAGGCGAACTGAAGGCCTTAGAAGACAAATACTTCAACAGAAGCGGTTGGGTGAAGTAG
- a CDS encoding lytic transglycosylase domain-containing protein yields MLQPKVRKRYLFIAALPMVYQSLVAPITGSLLGGNGTSPAPKPETSYIREFIASQRPSIREEELELLTQTVLKEALRIEDSACGIYCEKGEKVGLLLGLIWTESEFYKKARSKKNARGYMQIMPGTGAWIGSWEGKTVKEKDLFETETNLHLGVSYLNHLLETEKGDVRRALLAYNAGPGAVKKWGGVPSYAENIFSTQSEYLGSRN; encoded by the coding sequence ATGCTCCAGCCCAAAGTTAGAAAAAGATACCTATTCATCGCCGCCCTTCCCATGGTGTACCAGTCCTTGGTTGCCCCAATTACGGGATCCTTATTAGGCGGCAATGGGACTTCTCCGGCTCCGAAGCCGGAAACAAGTTATATCCGGGAATTCATTGCCTCCCAAAGACCCAGCATACGGGAAGAAGAGCTGGAATTGCTCACCCAAACCGTTCTCAAGGAAGCGCTCCGGATCGAGGATTCCGCTTGTGGGATCTATTGCGAAAAAGGAGAGAAGGTTGGCCTTCTCCTGGGACTGATCTGGACAGAATCCGAATTCTACAAGAAGGCAAGATCCAAGAAGAATGCCCGAGGTTATATGCAGATCATGCCTGGCACCGGAGCCTGGATCGGTTCCTGGGAAGGGAAGACTGTGAAAGAGAAAGACTTGTTCGAAACGGAGACAAATCTCCATTTAGGAGTCTCCTATCTGAACCACCTTCTGGAAACGGAAAAAGGGGACGTGAGAAGGGCGCTTCTGGCATATAACGCAGGCCCCGGGGCAGTGAAAAAATGGGGTGGAGTTCCTTCCTACGCGGAGAATATTTTCTCAACCCAATCGGAATACCTGGGTAGTAGAAACTAA
- a CDS encoding LIC10920 family plasminogen-binding lipoprotein, whose amino-acid sequence MVCQNASSDKVNLTVYGDGEAFSIDGTVDMDKTASCGTATPYSSSSTTTTTTTTTSTSSSTNLFTVISRLYFTSGEYIYLKFLYDSTQNQGSIDSTQGFSYSGGIGTKAVVANYGKIYWGGSGVPVDTSVTSSQALSYLTVTLDLVGTAVASGSTALALTQCYTVDFINCTSATSTSMCYTQDGSTCYNTQSVTGPSVSIQGEVNCTSNTVSSGSSSSSSTTQ is encoded by the coding sequence CTGGTTTGCCAGAATGCAAGTTCGGACAAGGTCAATCTGACTGTTTACGGAGACGGAGAAGCGTTCAGTATAGACGGAACAGTGGACATGGACAAGACCGCAAGTTGCGGCACGGCAACCCCTTATAGTTCTTCTTCGACTACAACGACTACTACCACAACCACGTCCACCTCGAGCAGCACGAATCTATTTACTGTGATCAGTCGTTTATATTTTACGAGCGGAGAATATATCTATCTGAAATTCCTGTACGATAGTACCCAAAACCAAGGCTCCATAGATTCCACGCAAGGGTTCTCTTATTCGGGCGGGATCGGTACTAAGGCCGTTGTTGCAAATTATGGCAAGATCTATTGGGGAGGGAGTGGGGTTCCTGTGGATACCAGTGTAACTTCTTCTCAGGCTCTCTCTTATCTAACTGTGACCTTGGATCTAGTCGGGACTGCTGTTGCCAGCGGAAGCACTGCCCTTGCTCTCACTCAATGTTATACTGTGGACTTTATCAATTGTACTTCGGCAACTTCTACCAGTATGTGCTATACGCAAGACGGAAGCACTTGCTATAATACCCAGTCGGTCACCGGACCTTCCGTAAGTATTCAGGGAGAAGTGAACTGCACGAGCAATACTGTCTCTTCCGGTAGTTCTTCGAGTTCCAGTACTACGCAATAG
- a CDS encoding SDR family oxidoreductase, translating to MMKTVAGKRLLITGASMGMGRLYAQLAVQERADALVLWDIDTKKLQKLKEELSFGTTKVFTETVDISDLKQIRKALSKLKSYAQRIDIIINNAGIVRGKYFWEHDLESDIDRTIAVNCLGPMYITRLLLPQMLSDRDNQCRIVNISSAAGLISNPKMSVYCASKWALTGWSDSLRLELVQTGNEHIKVTTVNPSYISTGMFQGVKPMLFTPILKPEYVVSKVWSAMKKGKARVLLPWTIYLSNMLKGILPISVFDWVADRIFGVYGTMESFTGRSTSLD from the coding sequence ATGATGAAGACTGTCGCAGGAAAAAGATTACTGATCACTGGTGCTTCCATGGGCATGGGACGGTTATATGCTCAACTCGCCGTCCAAGAAAGAGCGGATGCGTTAGTGCTTTGGGACATAGATACAAAAAAATTGCAGAAGCTAAAGGAAGAACTATCCTTTGGAACAACCAAGGTCTTTACAGAGACCGTAGACATATCGGATCTAAAGCAGATCCGCAAGGCTCTCTCAAAACTAAAATCCTACGCACAGAGAATTGATATCATCATTAATAATGCCGGGATCGTGAGAGGAAAATATTTTTGGGAACATGATCTCGAATCGGATATAGACAGAACGATCGCAGTCAATTGCCTGGGTCCTATGTATATCACTCGATTGCTCCTTCCTCAAATGCTATCCGATCGAGATAACCAATGTAGGATCGTTAATATTTCTTCAGCAGCCGGTTTGATCTCCAACCCTAAGATGAGCGTCTATTGCGCTTCGAAGTGGGCCCTGACCGGTTGGAGTGACTCATTACGTTTGGAATTAGTACAAACAGGAAATGAGCATATCAAAGTGACTACGGTGAATCCTTCTTATATCTCTACGGGAATGTTCCAGGGAGTGAAGCCCATGCTCTTCACTCCGATACTGAAACCCGAATACGTCGTTTCTAAAGTTTGGAGTGCGATGAAAAAGGGAAAGGCTAGGGTATTATTGCCCTGGACGATCTATCTTTCTAATATGTTAAAAGGGATCTTACCGATTTCGGTATTCGACTGGGTGGCGGATAGGATTTTCGGAGTGTATGGAACAATGGAAAGCTTTACTGGCAGAAGTACTTCCCTAGATTAA
- a CDS encoding leucyl aminopeptidase produces the protein MKIEKSKINFAIGKNSSKNIYKIIPVTKDNLPKELETKFSDQIRSSIFTGEAGQSLTDESERIIYLGLGDPSKVSIRSVAQLFLTIGEKLRKWDSVGLEIKLTRFLTKTLSPSTLVYQIANSIDLGAFPINALAKDFRERKLKFGTVTFLVEDPGAEKSAKAGLDKSRAVSKYVNGARYIAHLPANHFTPEEFVARSKEIAKENGLKITVFDEPQLKKEKMGGILAVSQGSDKKPKMIVLEYNPPKPKSKKKLALIGKGLTFDSGGISIKPAQDMHEMKYDMCGAAAVIHAIGAIAELGLSVPVIAAIGVAENMPDAAALKPGDVYTAHNGLTVEVQNTDAEGRLVLGDVLSYIGKKYKPDYMIDLATLTGAIIISLGHEAAGVMSNSDKLRSLLDDASSSSDERTWNLPLWDEYGEDLKSDIADLRNIAGRPGGSLSAGKYLERFVDAGIDWAHIDIAGTAWRKKSSGTQIGNGPSGYGVRLLVDLAEKLEKNRGA, from the coding sequence ATGAAGATAGAAAAATCCAAAATCAATTTTGCAATCGGAAAGAATTCCTCAAAGAACATCTACAAGATCATACCGGTAACCAAAGACAATCTTCCAAAAGAGTTGGAAACCAAGTTTTCCGACCAGATCCGTTCCTCTATCTTCACGGGAGAAGCAGGACAAAGTCTTACCGATGAATCGGAGCGCATTATCTACCTAGGGTTGGGAGATCCTTCTAAGGTAAGCATTCGCTCTGTGGCTCAACTATTCCTTACTATCGGGGAGAAACTCCGCAAATGGGATTCGGTAGGCTTGGAAATCAAGCTCACTCGCTTCTTAACAAAAACATTGTCCCCTTCTACTCTTGTGTATCAGATCGCAAACTCAATCGATCTGGGTGCCTTTCCGATCAACGCTCTTGCAAAAGACTTTAGAGAAAGAAAACTGAAATTCGGCACAGTGACTTTCTTGGTAGAAGATCCCGGCGCGGAGAAATCCGCTAAGGCAGGCTTAGACAAGTCCAGAGCTGTAAGTAAATATGTGAACGGAGCCAGATATATCGCACATCTTCCGGCAAACCATTTTACTCCGGAAGAATTTGTTGCCCGCTCCAAAGAGATCGCGAAAGAAAACGGATTGAAGATCACTGTCTTCGACGAGCCTCAACTCAAGAAAGAAAAAATGGGAGGCATCCTTGCCGTTTCCCAAGGCTCTGATAAGAAACCTAAGATGATCGTCTTAGAATACAATCCTCCCAAACCTAAATCCAAAAAGAAACTGGCATTGATCGGAAAAGGACTTACCTTCGATTCAGGTGGGATCAGTATCAAGCCCGCACAAGACATGCACGAAATGAAATATGATATGTGCGGGGCCGCTGCAGTCATTCACGCGATCGGTGCGATTGCGGAGTTAGGACTGTCTGTGCCTGTGATTGCCGCCATTGGAGTCGCAGAGAATATGCCGGATGCTGCCGCTTTGAAACCGGGGGACGTATATACGGCCCATAACGGACTTACTGTAGAAGTGCAGAACACGGATGCAGAAGGAAGACTGGTTTTAGGCGATGTACTTTCTTATATAGGAAAGAAGTACAAACCGGATTATATGATCGATCTCGCGACCCTAACGGGAGCCATCATCATTTCTCTGGGACATGAGGCGGCAGGAGTCATGAGTAATTCCGACAAACTGCGTTCCCTTCTGGACGATGCCTCCTCTTCTTCCGATGAAAGGACCTGGAATCTACCTCTCTGGGACGAATACGGCGAAGATCTAAAGAGCGATATCGCGGATCTCAGAAATATTGCGGGTCGTCCGGGAGGAAGTCTTTCTGCAGGAAAGTATCTAGAGAGATTCGTAGATGCTGGGATCGATTGGGCACATATCGATATCGCAGGTACAGCTTGGAGAAAAAAATCCTCGGGCACTCAAATAGGCAACGGACCGAGCGGTTATGGAGTTCGTTTGCTTGTAGACCTTGCAGAAAAGTTGGAAAAAAACCGGGGAGCCTAA
- a CDS encoding MBL fold metallo-hydrolase, with translation MATLSKRRPENLPGPFYVDSSCIDCETCRILAPQVFGEDRIGSFVQKQPESAQETFQALQALVSCPTASIGTEDRLDQQEAKASFPRKIQDNVYHCGFHSKSSFGAFSYLILREEGNVLIDSPRYLPSLAEKIKDLGGIRYHFLTHRDDIADHEKFHQEFGTQRIIHEGDLSALPEAEIVVRGNEEYLLAEDLLILPGPGHTRGHSTLLYKNEFLFTGDHLAFDPKRERLIAFRNACWYSWEEQTKSMRNLEKYDFEWVLPGHGHPTHSHKEKMKELLLACVSWMESR, from the coding sequence ATGGCCACTCTCTCCAAAAGAAGACCCGAAAATCTTCCGGGTCCGTTTTATGTGGATTCGAGTTGTATTGATTGCGAGACTTGCCGTATTCTCGCGCCGCAAGTATTCGGAGAGGATCGGATCGGTTCCTTCGTCCAAAAACAACCTGAGTCGGCACAAGAAACCTTCCAAGCGTTGCAAGCATTGGTATCCTGTCCTACCGCTTCCATCGGAACGGAAGATCGTTTGGACCAGCAGGAGGCAAAGGCCTCCTTTCCTAGAAAGATCCAAGACAATGTATATCATTGCGGGTTCCATTCCAAATCCTCTTTCGGTGCCTTCTCCTATTTGATCTTACGGGAAGAAGGGAACGTACTCATAGATTCTCCTAGATACCTTCCCTCTTTAGCCGAGAAGATCAAGGACCTGGGTGGGATTCGATACCATTTCCTGACTCATAGGGATGATATTGCCGATCACGAAAAATTCCACCAAGAATTCGGGACACAAAGGATCATTCATGAAGGAGATCTATCCGCATTGCCGGAAGCAGAGATCGTAGTCCGAGGGAATGAGGAATATCTGTTAGCGGAGGATCTGCTTATTCTTCCGGGACCGGGACATACGAGAGGTCATAGTACTTTATTGTATAAGAACGAATTCCTGTTCACGGGAGATCATCTTGCATTCGACCCTAAGAGGGAACGATTGATCGCATTTCGGAACGCTTGCTGGTATTCTTGGGAAGAGCAGACAAAATCCATGAGAAATTTAGAGAAATATGATTTTGAATGGGTTCTCCCCGGTCATGGACATCCGACTCACTCCCACAAAGAGAAGATGAAGGAACTGCTTCTCGCTTGTGTCTCCTGGATGGAGAGCAGATAA
- the bcp gene encoding thioredoxin-dependent thiol peroxidase, translating to MSNLKAGAKAPSFTGVNEEGKKVSLKDLAGKKGLVLYFYPKDQTPGCTTEACDFRDNFARLKKEGYNVVGVSKDSIKSHQKFIEKQELNFTLLADEDGSICEAYGVWQLKKFMGREFMGIVRTTFLIGTDLKIQKVYPKVSVKGHVDEILADIKALDKK from the coding sequence ATGAGCAATTTAAAAGCGGGTGCCAAGGCTCCCAGTTTTACAGGCGTGAACGAAGAAGGAAAAAAGGTCTCCCTGAAGGACCTGGCGGGAAAGAAGGGACTGGTATTATATTTTTATCCTAAGGACCAAACCCCGGGCTGTACCACGGAAGCCTGCGACTTTAGGGATAATTTCGCTAGGTTAAAGAAGGAAGGCTATAACGTAGTTGGGGTTTCCAAGGACTCGATCAAATCTCATCAGAAATTTATTGAAAAGCAGGAGTTGAATTTTACCCTTCTTGCGGATGAGGACGGAAGCATCTGCGAGGCATACGGAGTCTGGCAGCTCAAAAAATTCATGGGTAGGGAATTCATGGGGATCGTTCGAACCACCTTCCTGATCGGGACAGATCTAAAGATCCAGAAGGTTTATCCAAAAGTAAGCGTGAAAGGACATGTGGACGAAATACTCGCAGACATCAAGGCACTAGATAAAAAATGA